The Methylomusa anaerophila genome has a segment encoding these proteins:
- the fni gene encoding type 2 isopentenyl-diphosphate Delta-isomerase — MRQSRKLEHLKYSVLLADGPTKTGFEDFTLIHNCLPELEWKEINTACSLADISLQHPIIINAITGGSKDVTSVNTELAEFAGLTGLAMAVGSQYSALEDSEVLESYQIVREKNPNGIILANLGAHASAEEAVRAVEMINAQAIQIHLNAGQEIIMDEGDRSFKDYIHNIQRIVAKVSVPVIVKEIGCGIAREQAKILIGIGVKVIDVGGSGGTNFLAIEAARSHLSLDPELVSWGIPTAVAAVETLSLKEPNIDIIVSGGIRTPLDALKALALGAAAVGIAGPVVKVIRNKGVEGAIKWFNKFMVDFKRYMLLTGTQNLEKIKTVPVVISGFSREWLTARGIDITQYARRKY; from the coding sequence GTGCGTCAATCGCGCAAGCTGGAACATCTGAAATATTCTGTGCTATTAGCAGACGGACCAACAAAAACAGGGTTTGAAGATTTTACACTTATCCATAATTGCCTTCCTGAACTTGAGTGGAAGGAAATCAATACCGCATGCAGTTTAGCTGACATATCATTACAGCATCCCATCATTATTAATGCGATCACAGGCGGCTCCAAAGACGTAACGTCAGTTAATACCGAACTTGCCGAGTTTGCCGGGCTAACTGGTTTAGCTATGGCTGTCGGATCGCAATACTCTGCCTTGGAAGATTCAGAGGTTTTGGAGTCATATCAAATTGTCCGGGAAAAAAATCCTAATGGAATAATATTGGCAAATCTCGGAGCTCACGCGTCTGCCGAAGAGGCAGTCCGAGCCGTTGAAATGATTAATGCCCAAGCAATACAAATCCACCTTAATGCCGGACAGGAAATCATTATGGATGAAGGTGACCGATCTTTTAAGGACTACATACATAACATTCAAAGAATCGTTGCCAAAGTCTCCGTCCCGGTCATTGTAAAAGAAATTGGCTGTGGAATTGCGCGTGAACAAGCTAAGATTCTAATTGGTATTGGGGTAAAAGTAATTGATGTTGGCGGCAGCGGCGGTACCAATTTCTTAGCCATAGAAGCCGCTCGCAGTCATCTAAGTTTGGACCCGGAGCTAGTTTCCTGGGGCATACCTACTGCAGTAGCGGCAGTTGAGACTCTGTCCTTAAAGGAGCCGAATATCGATATCATTGTGTCCGGAGGAATACGAACTCCGCTGGATGCCCTGAAAGCTTTAGCATTAGGTGCTGCGGCAGTAGGAATTGCAGGCCCTGTCGTTAAAGTCATCCGCAACAAGGGTGTGGAAGGTGCAATTAAGTGGTTTAACAAATTTATGGTCGATTTTAAGCGCTATATGTTACTTACCGGAACACAAAATCTAGAGAAAATTAAGACTGTTCCGGTGGTAATATCCGGCTTTAGCCGGGAGTGGCTCACTGCCCGCGGCATCGATATAACCCAATATGCCCGAAGGAAATATTAA
- a CDS encoding bifunctional 4-hydroxy-3-methylbut-2-enyl diphosphate reductase/30S ribosomal protein S1 — protein MDIFLAKHRGFCYGVKRAIDLAIKSLENAEPVYTLGPIIHNPQMVRHLKDKGIEVADTVEEIAKGTIIIRSHGVGPDIFAKAKEKQLTIVDATCPHVKKAQQAASRLTQNGYQVVVVGERNHPEVQSILEWTHNKALVIENSAEARNIAFFPRLGVVAQTTFSAGEFNTIIDILETKCDELNVERTICMATDQRQQAAIQLAGEIDVMVVVGGRNSANTSRLAEICESAGCKAYHVETAEELRPEWFHGVKKAGITAGASTPDWIIEEVNNQMTQFQNDSQFEQLEQQLQESDTITLEPGSIIKGKIIGVRREEVFVDIGYKSEGIIPLSELAYPTPEQASEVVAEGDIINVYVINADSTDGTIKLSKIQADKLTAWKKLETSMAEMTPLTGKVVDAVKGGLLVAVEGIRGFVPASQMELKFVEDLSSYVGQTITLLPLEIDPSKQKAVFSRKRLLLEEREKLAGELVAKLTPGQIVSGTVRRLTNFGAFVDIGGIDGLIHISDLSWQRVKSPQEVVNVGDEVKVVVLKVDPATKKISLSLKQATRDPWLDVADQLLEGTVITGTVSKIAKFGVFVEIAPGVEGLVHLSELSDRRVANAEEVVKTGQSVSVKILSINRESKKISLSMAKAQQDKEKAEYQTYLTNRPDKNKITLGDKFGHLFTSRED, from the coding sequence ATGGATATATTCTTAGCAAAGCATCGGGGATTTTGCTATGGTGTAAAAAGGGCAATTGATCTAGCGATAAAATCTCTTGAAAATGCTGAGCCGGTTTATACATTAGGACCAATCATACATAACCCTCAGATGGTGAGACATCTTAAAGACAAGGGGATTGAAGTGGCAGATACGGTTGAAGAAATAGCAAAAGGAACGATAATTATCCGTTCCCATGGTGTTGGTCCCGATATTTTTGCGAAAGCAAAAGAAAAGCAACTAACTATCGTTGACGCGACATGCCCTCATGTAAAAAAAGCGCAACAGGCAGCCAGCAGACTGACGCAGAATGGGTATCAAGTTGTTGTGGTTGGCGAACGAAACCATCCGGAAGTACAGAGTATTCTTGAGTGGACGCATAATAAAGCGCTGGTGATTGAGAATTCTGCTGAGGCCCGAAATATTGCCTTTTTTCCGCGATTGGGGGTTGTGGCGCAAACAACCTTTTCTGCTGGTGAATTTAATACCATTATTGATATATTAGAGACTAAATGTGATGAGCTAAATGTGGAGCGCACAATATGTATGGCTACAGACCAGCGGCAGCAAGCAGCAATACAACTTGCGGGTGAAATTGATGTTATGGTAGTAGTTGGCGGACGAAATAGCGCTAATACATCCAGACTGGCTGAAATATGCGAATCTGCCGGCTGCAAAGCATATCATGTGGAAACAGCTGAAGAACTCAGGCCAGAATGGTTTCATGGGGTAAAAAAAGCCGGGATCACGGCTGGCGCTTCTACCCCCGACTGGATAATCGAGGAGGTAAACAATCAAATGACCCAATTTCAAAATGATTCTCAGTTTGAACAACTTGAACAACAATTGCAGGAAAGTGATACAATTACATTAGAACCCGGAAGCATCATTAAGGGAAAAATAATTGGGGTACGCCGCGAGGAGGTATTTGTAGATATTGGCTACAAATCCGAAGGGATAATTCCGCTAAGCGAATTGGCTTATCCTACACCCGAACAAGCATCTGAAGTGGTTGCCGAAGGAGACATTATTAACGTTTACGTCATTAACGCGGATAGTACCGATGGAACAATTAAACTTTCCAAGATCCAAGCAGACAAATTAACGGCATGGAAAAAATTAGAAACCTCCATGGCTGAAATGACACCCCTTACAGGTAAAGTGGTGGATGCAGTAAAAGGGGGGCTGCTTGTTGCAGTTGAGGGAATCCGCGGCTTTGTGCCGGCTTCGCAAATGGAACTTAAGTTTGTTGAGGACCTCTCATCCTATGTGGGTCAAACAATTACTTTACTCCCCCTAGAGATAGACCCCTCGAAACAAAAAGCAGTCTTTTCCCGGAAGCGGTTGTTGCTGGAAGAACGGGAAAAGCTGGCAGGGGAACTTGTAGCAAAACTAACACCAGGGCAAATTGTTAGCGGTACTGTTCGCCGTTTAACTAATTTTGGCGCCTTTGTGGATATTGGTGGCATTGACGGACTTATACATATTTCCGATCTTTCCTGGCAGAGAGTAAAATCACCGCAAGAAGTGGTGAATGTTGGTGATGAGGTAAAAGTAGTAGTATTAAAAGTTGACCCGGCAACAAAAAAGATTTCATTGAGTCTTAAACAAGCTACCCGTGATCCTTGGCTTGACGTCGCCGACCAATTACTTGAAGGTACGGTAATTACCGGCACAGTATCCAAGATTGCAAAATTTGGGGTCTTTGTTGAAATAGCGCCAGGGGTGGAGGGACTGGTTCATCTCTCGGAACTCTCTGACCGGAGAGTGGCAAACGCAGAAGAAGTAGTGAAAACAGGCCAGTCTGTTTCTGTAAAAATACTAAGCATAAATAGAGAAAGTAAAAAGATTTCTCTTAGTATGGCCAAGGCACAACAGGACAAGGAAAAAGCCGAGTACCAAACCTATTTAACCAACCGGCCGGATAAAAATAAAATTACACTGGGTGATAAATTCGGACATTTATTTACCAGCCGTGAAGACTAA